The following proteins are encoded in a genomic region of Rhodopirellula bahusiensis:
- a CDS encoding sialidase family protein, whose protein sequence is MRPPNTPSRGATESECLGFSTQGHTWRQTDESARMIVSDDQGKTWSCRGACNVPKDVRAFDEHMFVERNGKSILLLARTNYGIGESVSTDRGKTWPELTPSEIVHPSARFFIRRLTSGNLLLVKHGPIDQKTSRSNLMAFIYDCHRTSDRHVLLASFREEDAASGKPVTGSVKLRQVVSDASGE, encoded by the coding sequence ATTCGCCCCCCGAACACACCCAGTCGCGGAGCGACGGAATCCGAATGCCTTGGGTTTTCAACCCAAGGTCATACTTGGCGACAGACCGACGAGAGCGCCCGCATGATCGTCTCGGATGACCAAGGCAAAACCTGGTCATGTCGCGGAGCGTGCAATGTCCCGAAAGATGTGCGGGCTTTCGATGAGCACATGTTCGTTGAGCGGAACGGCAAATCGATCTTGCTGCTTGCTCGTACCAACTATGGGATTGGCGAGAGCGTTTCGACCGACCGAGGCAAGACTTGGCCCGAGCTGACACCGTCGGAAATTGTTCACCCCAGTGCCCGCTTCTTCATTCGAAGGCTCACGTCGGGCAACCTTCTTTTGGTCAAACATGGGCCCATCGATCAGAAAACCAGTCGTTCGAATCTGATGGCCTTCATCTATGACTGCCACCGAACAAGTGACCGGCACGTTCTTCTCGCGAGCTTTCGAGAGGAAGATGCCGCTTCGGGGAAACCAGTCACGGGCTCGGTGAAATTGCGACAGGTGGTCAGCGACGCATCCGGAGAATAG
- a CDS encoding DUF1559 domain-containing protein translates to MGFAKQNQHRRSAFTLVELLVVIAIIGVLVGLLLPAVQAAREAARRLQCSNNMRQIGLACHNYHSALRTLPPGRLVYDGTGSTGNPTKVVTGFLAMILPYIEGSNLHDTYNQHYGFDDIANQPAVNRQVPSFSCPSAPGERTMPIYAGWKVGWTTDVNMLPDITGMATDYQGVRGMHYLQDSPTGDKVHVFDSDCGILNEKGSRFADILDGTSNTILLFEMSGKPGHWKMGRQQPPPTNAQFYSYGPWAGNNGVGVYNWSDDGLVKGCDTCEQYINVDNEASPYSFHPGLVTIVLADGSTRTLTDSVSSEIYINLSRKNDRNVIGEY, encoded by the coding sequence ATGGGGTTTGCCAAACAGAACCAGCACCGCCGTTCAGCTTTTACCTTGGTTGAATTGCTGGTCGTGATTGCCATCATTGGCGTTTTAGTTGGATTGTTGCTGCCGGCAGTTCAGGCGGCACGCGAAGCTGCCCGCCGGTTGCAATGCAGCAACAACATGCGGCAGATTGGGCTGGCCTGCCACAATTACCACAGTGCTCTGAGAACATTGCCACCGGGTCGACTGGTTTACGACGGAACTGGTTCCACTGGAAATCCGACCAAAGTGGTGACCGGATTCCTGGCGATGATCCTGCCATACATCGAAGGTTCGAATCTTCACGACACCTACAATCAACACTACGGCTTTGATGACATCGCCAATCAACCGGCTGTCAATCGGCAAGTCCCTTCCTTCAGTTGCCCTTCCGCACCTGGCGAACGGACGATGCCGATTTACGCGGGATGGAAGGTTGGCTGGACCACTGACGTCAACATGCTTCCCGATATCACGGGAATGGCAACGGACTATCAAGGTGTCCGAGGGATGCACTATCTGCAGGACTCTCCCACGGGCGACAAGGTCCACGTGTTCGATTCCGACTGTGGCATTTTGAATGAAAAAGGCAGTCGGTTTGCTGATATTCTTGATGGAACCAGCAACACAATCTTGCTGTTCGAAATGTCCGGCAAGCCTGGACATTGGAAAATGGGCCGGCAACAACCTCCACCCACAAACGCGCAGTTTTACAGCTACGGTCCGTGGGCTGGGAACAACGGCGTTGGTGTCTACAACTGGTCGGATGACGGGCTGGTGAAGGGCTGTGACACTTGCGAGCAATATATCAACGTTGATAACGAAGCTTCGCCTTACAGCTTCCACCCCGGCCTCGTAACCATCGTCCTTGCGGACGGATCCACACGAACGTTGACCGATTCAGTTTCGTCCGAGATCTACATCAACCTCAGTCGTAAGAACGATCGCAACGTGATCGGCGAGTATTGA
- a CDS encoding DUF1583 domain-containing protein, which produces MTSTRRYRTAVFTALLIAFPAFAMPQRSNGNASDESALKHLFSLEQDVVSLSVDGVIQEASKLSATDRFDFLTDWVLASESRRSFRMNSRFVQIDPIANSELAPEDSVVDGIASPVFFLLSVAKQTGRLPELRQRVQAITYPMDPQQSRAKLALRFMIDIADSASKPLARREESSSPILAALATSVRKREPDVDERDWPEILALAYGMQAKLRSDEFLEFVTSIYSFQIENLSWDKNAAWDVYAFGVFAKLQLSNRSDSPSLESTDNSFESWHPAAVVSANSRGNGFTEAMWRPAGESVHKLAGHNNDYLYFPSPLTGDFEIECEVTGFNFKESQVAYGGVFASHHSSRSQAEIGGIRSQTMLPLDPPMSPPDDWLSCRVSVRDGVCRHFINGRLLLQHDLADGHFPWLAVRTHRLSHGAIRNLTISGSPEVPSNIAMVNSSKLVGWYSYYDEPVDNPSDSAAWRSVAVQESGSSFEVQHAAQRELAGSNLESLLVYHRPMMEDGSIEYEFFYAKGEASVHPTIDRMALMLEPDGVNVHWVTDGAFQPGNLSPANRAVVAKQDQRRSQVALKNDSWNRVRLELRGDEVQLLLNGVPIIERTLEPWNQRQFGLFHFADKTNVRVRNLRWSGDWPNVDEVFGEHHRVRPDTAEMEELASALPQFYEQDFRKLDFDSSDFIQRGGSITVEENGIAMAAGDRRSTALPLWLEVHGDFDLRASFENFEHANVGDGALEMLAYLPSDGQKIRVARHRWDNKEQKLRTRFSPMTDAGHQAQRAKDHWVANEATSGVFRMVRLGTTVHYLFAENDSATFRLLSTDPVGRGPLNAGGITLKVFGSKGGSASTTWTSVSVRAEQITGVALPDMQALRNQLDDSKKQLKKSYVHDFTKAAPDPEMFARLSDTRPWNEADGGLRLQNVGTINWGASALVSRMPFDGDFDLRLEFDELRLASAGEGQQAIFAIEVQPTSEPIIRVNSILGLNAPGIVQAEGYARVRMPDGSDWFNGTERHTVTSATALRIARRDKRFFMMVRPEGEQQDRIVSMSDHSNAPINRVIVMLHSGGAGSESSVRLKKFAIHSDEQ; this is translated from the coding sequence ATGACGTCTACAAGAAGGTATCGCACCGCTGTCTTCACCGCGTTGCTGATTGCATTCCCGGCATTCGCAATGCCACAGCGTTCGAACGGAAACGCGTCGGACGAATCAGCTTTGAAGCATTTGTTCTCGCTTGAACAAGACGTCGTTTCGCTGAGTGTGGATGGCGTCATTCAAGAGGCGTCGAAGCTATCAGCAACCGACCGATTCGACTTTCTGACCGACTGGGTTTTGGCATCAGAATCACGTCGTTCGTTTCGCATGAATTCTCGATTCGTGCAAATCGACCCGATCGCGAATTCCGAATTGGCTCCTGAGGACAGCGTCGTCGACGGCATCGCATCGCCCGTCTTTTTTCTCCTCTCGGTCGCGAAACAAACCGGACGCCTGCCGGAACTTCGCCAGCGTGTTCAAGCAATCACGTATCCGATGGATCCGCAGCAATCGCGAGCGAAACTTGCCTTGCGGTTCATGATCGACATCGCGGACTCCGCTTCGAAGCCACTGGCAAGACGAGAAGAGTCTTCATCACCAATTCTGGCCGCTCTGGCGACGTCCGTGCGGAAGCGAGAGCCAGACGTCGATGAACGGGACTGGCCTGAGATATTGGCATTGGCTTACGGGATGCAAGCCAAACTTCGCAGCGATGAGTTTCTCGAGTTTGTCACCAGCATCTACTCGTTTCAGATCGAGAACTTGAGCTGGGACAAAAACGCTGCCTGGGACGTCTATGCGTTCGGTGTTTTTGCAAAACTTCAACTGAGTAACCGAAGCGACTCACCTTCGCTGGAATCAACCGACAATTCATTCGAGTCGTGGCATCCCGCCGCGGTCGTGTCCGCCAATTCGCGAGGCAACGGATTCACTGAGGCGATGTGGCGGCCCGCGGGAGAGTCCGTGCACAAGCTCGCCGGGCACAACAATGACTACTTGTATTTCCCATCACCTCTGACCGGAGATTTCGAAATCGAATGTGAGGTGACTGGTTTCAACTTCAAAGAATCGCAAGTCGCTTACGGTGGTGTTTTCGCTTCGCACCATTCTTCGAGAAGCCAAGCTGAGATCGGTGGCATCCGCAGCCAAACAATGCTGCCTCTCGATCCACCGATGAGCCCACCGGACGATTGGTTGAGCTGCCGAGTCTCGGTCCGCGATGGTGTTTGTCGCCACTTCATCAACGGAAGGTTGCTGTTGCAGCACGACTTGGCGGACGGCCATTTTCCTTGGCTGGCCGTGCGAACGCATCGATTGAGCCATGGCGCCATTCGCAACCTCACCATTTCGGGATCACCAGAGGTCCCTTCTAACATTGCAATGGTCAATTCATCGAAATTGGTTGGTTGGTACAGCTACTACGATGAGCCTGTTGATAATCCCAGCGACTCGGCTGCATGGCGATCCGTTGCGGTTCAAGAATCGGGATCTTCGTTCGAGGTTCAACACGCAGCACAACGCGAACTCGCGGGATCCAATCTAGAGAGTCTGCTGGTGTATCACCGGCCAATGATGGAAGACGGCTCGATCGAATATGAGTTCTTCTACGCAAAGGGAGAAGCGTCGGTCCACCCGACGATCGATCGAATGGCTCTGATGCTCGAACCCGATGGCGTCAATGTTCACTGGGTGACGGACGGTGCGTTTCAGCCGGGCAATCTTTCACCCGCGAATAGAGCGGTTGTGGCGAAGCAAGATCAGAGGCGTTCCCAGGTTGCCTTGAAGAACGACTCATGGAACCGTGTGCGATTGGAACTTCGAGGTGACGAGGTTCAGCTGCTACTGAATGGAGTCCCGATCATCGAGCGAACGCTGGAACCATGGAACCAGCGGCAGTTCGGATTGTTCCATTTCGCGGACAAAACCAACGTTCGAGTTCGAAACTTGCGATGGTCAGGTGACTGGCCAAATGTAGACGAAGTGTTTGGCGAGCATCACCGCGTGAGGCCGGATACGGCGGAAATGGAAGAGTTGGCGTCTGCGCTGCCACAATTTTACGAGCAGGATTTTCGCAAGCTGGATTTTGACTCGAGCGATTTCATCCAGCGAGGCGGCTCGATCACAGTTGAGGAGAACGGCATCGCGATGGCAGCGGGCGATCGCCGAAGCACCGCTCTGCCTCTTTGGCTTGAGGTTCACGGCGACTTTGATCTGCGAGCAAGTTTCGAGAACTTTGAACATGCAAACGTTGGCGACGGGGCTCTCGAGATGCTTGCGTACTTGCCGAGTGACGGTCAGAAAATTCGGGTCGCTCGGCACCGTTGGGATAACAAGGAGCAAAAGTTACGCACCCGATTTTCTCCGATGACGGATGCCGGCCACCAAGCTCAGCGAGCAAAAGACCATTGGGTGGCGAACGAAGCGACATCGGGAGTGTTTCGAATGGTTCGTTTGGGCACCACGGTTCATTACTTGTTCGCTGAAAACGATTCGGCAACTTTCAGACTTCTGTCGACTGATCCAGTCGGCCGTGGCCCCTTGAACGCGGGAGGCATCACCTTGAAAGTGTTTGGATCGAAAGGTGGTTCTGCATCAACGACATGGACGAGCGTGAGTGTGCGTGCAGAGCAGATCACGGGAGTTGCTCTGCCGGACATGCAAGCGTTGCGAAACCAGTTGGACGACTCAAAGAAGCAGTTGAAGAAGTCGTATGTGCATGACTTCACGAAAGCCGCACCCGATCCGGAGATGTTTGCAAGACTGAGTGATACAAGACCTTGGAACGAAGCTGACGGCGGTCTTCGATTGCAAAACGTCGGAACGATCAACTGGGGTGCGAGTGCTCTCGTCTCGCGAATGCCCTTCGACGGTGATTTCGATCTCCGTCTGGAATTCGACGAACTCCGTTTGGCGAGCGCGGGAGAGGGCCAGCAGGCCATCTTTGCGATCGAGGTTCAGCCGACGTCCGAACCAATCATCAGAGTCAATTCGATACTGGGGTTGAATGCACCCGGGATCGTCCAAGCGGAAGGCTACGCGAGAGTGAGAATGCCGGATGGAAGTGACTGGTTCAACGGAACCGAACGACACACCGTGACCTCCGCCACGGCCTTGCGAATCGCTCGTCGGGACAAGCGATTCTTTATGATGGTGCGTCCTGAAGGTGAACAGCAAGATCGTATTGTGTCGATGTCAGACCACTCGAACGCTCCGATCAACAGGGTCATCGTGATGTTGCACAGCGGAGGTGCAGGCAGTGAATCAAGCGTTCGGCTCAAGAAGTTCGCGATCCACTCGGATGAACAGTGA
- a CDS encoding sulfatase family protein, whose protein sequence is MPSTCRLCVSAPTRCRFAILFSMIFSFAVVSAHQVIAADEPPNILIIYADDLGYGDLSSYNESCAYETPHLDQLAAAGIRFTDAHSPSTICSPSRYGLMSGQCVFRTGRRSTAFEGASGPSYLKPDDLTIAEMLQRAGYKTAIFGKWHLGLTWYGSDGKQLRGGFKDVTEIDYERSTPLIDGPNNQGFDESFVTPNCPTTDPLYLYIENGMVPVPANQRHKRDTLPNPGGKWRWDNDEGWKAPGYEFVEADILFFDKTREFLDRHVQESPDQPFFAVVSTQIAHAPVLPANQFSGSTQAGARGDFVAELDTLTGDLLDHLKELGVDDNTLVIFNSDNGPETMHTVWMREDHQHDAAGGWRGMKRDAWEGGHRVPMMMKWPGHISPARVSDQLINTTDIFKTLAAVADVDLPEDVALDSFNMLPELLGQVPEGESVRPHMITQSFRGEFQLRVGDWKYLDHAGSGGNNYNDPTLQPYAKKEPEPNFPGQLYNLKQDPMETNNLYEQEAEKRKEMQALLKSIVE, encoded by the coding sequence ATGCCATCCACATGTCGACTGTGTGTCTCCGCCCCTACGCGTTGCCGATTCGCGATCCTCTTTTCAATGATCTTTAGCTTCGCGGTTGTGTCAGCCCATCAAGTCATCGCGGCGGACGAACCACCGAATATCCTGATCATCTATGCCGACGATCTCGGATATGGAGACCTGTCTTCGTACAACGAAAGCTGCGCGTACGAGACTCCTCACTTGGACCAGTTGGCAGCTGCGGGCATTCGGTTCACGGACGCGCACAGTCCTTCGACCATCTGCTCACCGTCACGCTACGGATTGATGAGCGGTCAATGTGTCTTCCGCACGGGACGCCGATCGACTGCATTCGAAGGAGCCAGCGGTCCCAGTTATTTGAAGCCTGATGATTTGACGATTGCCGAGATGCTCCAGCGGGCAGGGTACAAAACCGCGATCTTCGGCAAGTGGCACCTCGGACTGACTTGGTACGGCAGTGACGGAAAGCAACTTCGTGGTGGCTTCAAGGACGTCACTGAAATCGATTACGAACGCAGCACGCCATTGATCGATGGGCCCAACAACCAAGGCTTCGACGAGTCATTCGTGACTCCCAATTGCCCGACCACGGATCCGTTGTATCTGTACATCGAAAACGGCATGGTCCCGGTGCCAGCCAATCAACGGCACAAACGCGACACGCTTCCGAACCCGGGCGGAAAGTGGCGATGGGACAACGATGAAGGTTGGAAAGCACCGGGCTACGAGTTTGTCGAAGCGGACATTCTTTTCTTCGACAAGACCCGAGAGTTTCTCGACCGTCATGTTCAAGAGTCGCCGGACCAGCCCTTCTTCGCAGTTGTCTCCACCCAAATCGCTCACGCACCTGTGCTGCCGGCCAACCAATTCTCGGGTTCCACGCAGGCCGGTGCCCGTGGCGATTTTGTTGCTGAACTCGACACGCTCACTGGCGATCTGCTCGATCATTTGAAGGAGCTCGGCGTCGATGACAACACGCTGGTAATCTTCAATTCCGACAACGGTCCTGAAACCATGCATACGGTTTGGATGCGTGAAGATCACCAGCATGACGCTGCCGGAGGATGGCGTGGGATGAAACGGGACGCTTGGGAAGGCGGCCACCGCGTTCCCATGATGATGAAATGGCCCGGCCACATTTCGCCCGCTCGCGTGTCGGACCAACTGATCAACACGACCGATATTTTCAAAACGCTCGCGGCCGTCGCAGACGTGGACTTGCCCGAAGACGTTGCCCTGGACAGCTTCAACATGCTTCCGGAACTGCTGGGCCAAGTCCCCGAGGGCGAGTCCGTTCGTCCTCACATGATCACGCAAAGTTTTCGCGGAGAATTTCAACTTCGGGTTGGCGACTGGAAGTACCTCGACCACGCAGGCTCAGGCGGCAACAACTACAACGACCCAACGCTTCAGCCCTATGCCAAAAAGGAACCCGAGCCAAACTTCCCCGGTCAGCTTTACAACTTGAAGCAAGACCCTATGGAAACAAACAACCTCTACGAGCAAGAAGCTGAAAAACGAAAAGAGATGCAAGCCTTGCTCAAATCCATCGTCGAGTGA
- a CDS encoding PepSY domain-containing protein, whose product MKTQNEVATTKKRSPRKTRSKFLILARRAHLYVGLFLLPWVFLYGATGAMLNHSGLFPEAVSQQIGANQLAESGWSNFPNQSALAEQVVDALRQGSPESTIELNPNHAPEFTNEIGFQWKDGETRHTVHLNPVNKSSWVATYPPNREPMRPVLSEIRRVDISPNPMEIAEQTVPTVVSAAGLQPNEKIEPLGWCKLNFLATVDDVPVRVTYVLRDGHVDVTEYTGEDGYSPRQFFVRLHTSHGQPPHWNGRRLWSFFIDAMAIAMVTWGVTGLVMWWQIKRTRLIGSGVIAVSVLTAAFMYYSMMGFYASTKL is encoded by the coding sequence ATGAAGACTCAGAACGAAGTAGCCACAACAAAGAAACGAAGCCCGCGAAAGACCCGAAGCAAATTCCTGATTCTCGCGCGGCGGGCCCACCTGTACGTCGGTTTGTTTCTTCTGCCATGGGTGTTTCTGTACGGTGCAACCGGAGCCATGCTGAATCACTCGGGACTGTTCCCCGAGGCTGTCTCGCAACAGATTGGCGCGAACCAGTTGGCTGAATCGGGCTGGTCCAATTTTCCGAACCAATCCGCATTGGCAGAGCAAGTTGTTGACGCGTTGCGTCAAGGATCTCCCGAGTCGACGATTGAACTGAATCCCAACCATGCCCCCGAATTTACCAATGAAATTGGCTTTCAATGGAAAGATGGCGAGACTCGACACACCGTCCATTTGAACCCAGTCAACAAGTCATCGTGGGTGGCAACATATCCGCCAAATCGCGAACCGATGCGGCCAGTCCTGAGCGAGATTCGCCGAGTCGATATTTCTCCTAATCCGATGGAGATTGCGGAGCAAACCGTCCCCACAGTGGTGAGTGCCGCCGGCTTGCAACCCAACGAAAAGATCGAGCCACTTGGTTGGTGCAAACTCAACTTTCTGGCCACGGTCGATGACGTGCCGGTTCGCGTTACCTACGTCCTTCGCGACGGGCACGTTGACGTCACCGAGTACACCGGCGAGGACGGTTATTCACCGCGTCAGTTCTTTGTGCGATTGCATACTTCGCACGGTCAGCCACCACACTGGAATGGCCGTCGTCTTTGGTCCTTTTTCATCGACGCGATGGCGATCGCGATGGTCACTTGGGGCGTGACCGGATTAGTGATGTGGTGGCAGATCAAACGAACACGACTGATCGGGAGCGGCGTCATTGCGGTCAGTGTCTTAACGGCTGCCTTCATGTACTACAGCATGATGGGCTTCTATGCCTCCACCAAGCTTTGA
- a CDS encoding arylsulfatase codes for MKSFIQTLLVLVAAFSFLAKCHANDRPNVILIFADDLGPGMLGCYGQEVVTTPNIDRLAREGMKFTNYYGGVYCAPSRWTLLTGMHDGRNGGWAQNRAGLPIWRDAGQITEEDYQERFAKHKANSNPISDDEVFLAQVAQQAGYKTAQFGKLDRGFLTWNERVQRFGWDFHEGYYDHQRCHGFYPPYLWRNGERFELPGNTMADCGKTSEKGDEPVGYGGETYSQNVFIEGILNYLRSDHDQPFFLYHPTQLPHGPVAVPELHPDFADHPKMSLAEKKYASMVKMLDDHVGLIMNELVTLGIDDNTVVLFTSDNGHELYYGPKPSYKAQTLVNGDPANLTDKKWRTSECNDIFDGAGGRAGLKRSGYQGGMQCPMIVRWPGKIQEGSESSLLTAHYDFLATLADLVGEDKPNGKDGISYLPTLLGQEQPEQHDFVVINNRFNAMGSRALITGEGLKLVEADRKQGVFQLYDISTDNEERTNLASGYPEKVEELKQILMREIDSPRPDLP; via the coding sequence ATGAAATCATTTATCCAGACCTTGCTCGTTCTGGTTGCGGCATTCAGTTTCCTAGCAAAATGCCACGCGAACGATCGCCCCAACGTCATTTTGATCTTTGCCGACGACCTCGGCCCAGGGATGCTCGGATGCTACGGCCAAGAAGTCGTCACAACGCCAAACATTGACCGCTTGGCTCGCGAAGGAATGAAGTTCACGAACTACTACGGCGGCGTCTACTGCGCACCATCTCGTTGGACGTTGTTGACAGGAATGCATGACGGCCGCAACGGTGGATGGGCGCAAAACCGTGCTGGATTGCCGATCTGGAGAGATGCGGGCCAGATCACCGAAGAGGACTATCAAGAGCGGTTCGCGAAGCACAAAGCCAACTCAAACCCGATTTCTGACGACGAAGTCTTTCTGGCTCAAGTCGCTCAGCAAGCCGGATACAAAACCGCGCAGTTCGGAAAACTTGATCGCGGATTCCTCACTTGGAATGAACGTGTTCAACGTTTCGGCTGGGATTTTCATGAGGGCTACTACGACCATCAACGTTGCCATGGTTTCTACCCGCCCTATCTATGGCGCAACGGAGAACGGTTTGAGCTGCCCGGAAACACCATGGCAGACTGTGGAAAGACCAGCGAGAAAGGCGACGAACCCGTTGGCTACGGCGGTGAAACCTATTCACAGAACGTCTTCATCGAAGGAATCTTGAACTACCTGCGTTCCGATCACGATCAGCCATTCTTTCTGTATCATCCCACTCAATTGCCGCATGGCCCCGTGGCAGTTCCCGAGTTGCATCCTGACTTCGCAGACCACCCCAAAATGAGTTTGGCGGAGAAGAAATACGCCTCGATGGTCAAAATGCTCGACGATCATGTCGGGTTGATCATGAACGAATTGGTCACGCTGGGTATCGATGACAACACGGTGGTGCTCTTCACATCCGACAACGGTCACGAACTCTACTACGGTCCTAAACCAAGCTACAAAGCCCAAACGCTCGTCAACGGAGATCCCGCCAACCTCACGGACAAAAAATGGCGAACATCCGAGTGCAACGACATCTTCGACGGTGCCGGCGGTCGTGCCGGTCTCAAACGCAGCGGCTACCAGGGCGGAATGCAGTGTCCAATGATCGTTCGCTGGCCCGGCAAAATTCAGGAAGGTTCCGAGTCCTCGCTACTGACCGCACACTACGACTTTCTCGCGACCCTGGCGGACTTGGTCGGGGAAGACAAGCCAAACGGAAAGGACGGAATCTCGTACCTGCCAACTCTGCTGGGACAAGAGCAACCGGAGCAACATGATTTTGTCGTCATCAACAATCGCTTCAACGCAATGGGCAGTCGAGCCTTGATCACGGGCGAAGGACTTAAACTCGTGGAAGCGGACAGAAAGCAGGGAGTCTTTCAGCTCTACGACATTTCCACAGATAACGAAGAACGCACCAATCTGGCATCTGGCTACCCGGAAAAGGTAGAGGAACTGAAACAAATCTTGATGCGAGAGATCGACTCCCCGCGTCCGGACCTTCCGTAG
- a CDS encoding sigma factor, which translates to MTQPIHQQIEQIFHEGSRQVFASLARAFRDLDLADDAMQDAFAAAMERWPDEGIPETPIAWLITTGRFKAIDTIRRREKLKSMGPDVAVRLQQVTDSNTQRGDAVIEDDRLRLIFTCCHPAIDLKIQVPLTLREVCGLTTDEIARAFLTTPTTMAQRIVRGKAKIRDAGIPFVIPDVEDLDEAISIAAKIPPAKKGTVEIRPLFQIPQ; encoded by the coding sequence ATGACTCAACCGATTCATCAGCAGATCGAGCAGATTTTCCACGAAGGATCTCGGCAGGTTTTTGCTTCGCTGGCTCGCGCGTTTCGTGATCTGGATTTGGCCGACGATGCGATGCAGGATGCCTTTGCGGCTGCAATGGAGCGTTGGCCGGACGAAGGGATCCCGGAAACGCCAATCGCTTGGCTGATCACGACTGGCCGATTCAAGGCGATCGACACGATCCGTCGCCGCGAAAAGCTGAAATCGATGGGCCCGGACGTTGCCGTTCGTTTGCAACAGGTCACTGACTCCAACACGCAGCGCGGCGACGCCGTGATTGAGGATGACCGACTGCGGCTGATCTTCACCTGCTGTCACCCTGCCATTGATTTGAAGATCCAGGTTCCGCTGACGCTTCGCGAAGTGTGCGGGCTGACCACCGATGAGATTGCTCGCGCGTTCTTGACCACTCCGACGACAATGGCGCAGCGGATTGTGCGTGGCAAAGCGAAGATTCGCGATGCAGGAATTCCGTTCGTCATCCCGGACGTAGAAGACCTCGACGAAGCCATCTCAATCGCCGCCAAAATTCCGCCGGCGAAAAAGGGCACTGTCGAAATCCGCCCGCTCTTCCAAATCCCTCAGTAG